From the genome of Paralichthys olivaceus isolate ysfri-2021 chromosome 4, ASM2471397v2, whole genome shotgun sequence:
GAACCCCAGTCCAGACCAAGAGGAGCCAGAACCTCCACAGATTAAGGAGGAACAAGAGGAGCACGGCATCGTCCTGGAAGTAGAGCAGCTCCTACTGAAGCAGGAGGATCAAGATAACCTTTTGTTGAATTCTACGTTCAAGGAAAGTGACCACACTGAACCAGAACCAAGTGACCACCAGCTCCTCTCCCACAACTCAGCTCAGAGACAAGAGGTCAAAGGAGGCAAGAATGGAAACTCACAATCAGTTAGAACTGCGGAGCCGGCATCGGAAGAGGGACGTCATGTCATCACAACAGCAAAGGAAAGCAAAAGTCAAAGTAACCTTGCATGTAACAATACCATGCCAAAGATTATGCCGAATATCTGCAAGAGTAAAAAGGTTTTCCAGTGTGACACTTGTGGAAAAGTCTTTAAGGAAAATTCACTGTTAAAAAGACATCTGAGAGTCCACACAGGTGAGAAACCATATCTTTGCATCACCTGTGGAAAAAGTTTCCCATTTAGCAGTAGCCTGCGGGACCACATGATAAggcacacaggtgagaagcccTTTTCTTGCCAAACATGTGGAAAAAGTTTCCCTTTTAAAAATAGCTTGCAGGCCCACATGATAAggcacacaggtgagaagccgTTTTCTTGCCAAACATGTGGGAAAAAATTCCCATTTAGCGGTAGCCTGCGGGTCCACATGATAAggcacacaggtgagaagccgTTTTCTTGCCAAACATGTGGAAAAAGTTTCCCATTTAGAAGTAAGTTGCAGGACCACATGAGAGTGCACACAGATGAGAAGCCGTTTTCTTGCCAAACATGTgggaaaagttttaaaaataacagtaaCTTGCAGGCCCACATGAGAGtgcacacaggtgagaagccattttcttgccaaacatgtgggaaaagttttaaaaataacagtaaCTTGCAGGCCCACATGAGAGtgcacacaggtgagaagcccttttcttgccaaacatgtgggaaaattttctcatttaaaaaaaacttgcagGCCCACATGAGAGtgcacacaggtgagaagccgTTTTCTTGCCAAACATGTGGAAAAAGTTTCCCATTTAGCAGTAGCCTGCGGGTCCACATGATAAGGCACACAGGTGAGAGGCCGTTTTCTTGCCAAACATGTGGAAAAAGTTTCCCATTTAGAAGTAAGTTGCAGGACCACATGAGAGTGCACACACGTGAGAAGCCATTTTCTTGCCAAACATGTGGGAAAAGTTTCCCATTTAGAAGTAACTTGCGGGTCCACATGCAAATTCACAAAGGTAAGGGGCTACATCTCTGCACCACCTGTGGGAAGAGATTCAGTTGCAAGTCAGtgctaaaaacacatttgagagTCCACACAGGGGAGATACCTTTTTCTTGCAAAACTTGTGGGAAAAGTTTTACAAGTAGAGGTATCCTGCAGGACCACATGAAAACGCACACAGGTGAAAGACGTTTTTATTGCAAAACTTGTGGAAAGAGATTTAGAAGTAGAAGTAACCTGCTGGtccacatgcaaacagacacaggtgaaaaaCCTTTTTCTTGCATTAGTTGTGGTTAAAATTGTGTGCATGCACAAACCATGCACAATCACCAGAGAACGCTCAGAGGCAAGAGGCCTTATTCTTGCAACActtgtggaaaatgttttatttgtggacGTAGCTTTAAAGTCCACATGAGAAGCCACAAAGGTTAGGAGCAGTATCACTGTACAAAATTCTGGGGAAAGATTTGTTATCTAATCACTCCTAACAAAACATCTGAGTACCCACACATGacaaaacaatatatttgtaaaatgcTGATCTTTGACTTGCCAGTTTATACGTAGTCCACAGGAGAACACATCCAGTTGAGAAGCCAAACCATGGCAACATGAGAGGGATACGATTTGCTGAAGCGTCCTCAAAGAATTTGTTACTTagttattgatttattaattagtGATATCGTTTTTATATATACGCATTTTTAGACTTAACTATCAAAtggatgtgaacacctacaaGTTACATTAAGAGTGTGAACAATTGTGCCCTTTCACGGATGTGATGTTGGAATGGGTGACGCAAGTAGAGTGAGGTCTGTGGGGATGCAGTGgaagacatcttcagacttagGGGTGTCCATTGCTCATTTCACACtgttgtttgtatattgttccaccttctgttCTCCTTGATGTATCAAGTGTTCATTAAAGTCTTCTACacaagacatcagctgctgcctgagttttCTTTTCACCAGCTTCTAGAAAACTGCCATAACACTTTGCTTATTTATTAACCAGCAATTTATACTAAATGGTTCAAGGATGCGACAGGTGTCAGAGgaaaacatattatatattggCGTTGATTTGGTAAAAGTGgaagatccaggaattgttaATTGCACTGAATATTGAGAGGCATTTTTCCACAATTGTCAATGTTTTAGGAAAGACTGGATCATGAGGAAAAAATCCAAACAAGGTGCTGCTACAGAATTTCTGATTCAAATTGTTATAAATGCAACAAAACCACGTGTGTACTAGAAAACTTGATCTGAAAGCATTTAGCCAAATTGCACCTCGATATGTTAGATGTTAGCATGGCAGGCTGACAATAGTTCTACTTCCAATTATGAAGGTTGGCAAACAGCTTCtgggtgcattaccgccacctccTGGATTGGAGTGAGTCTCAAAACAGATTCAGGACTAAATCATTCAATTCTCCTTGTATCTGCGGCATctattagaaatataaaaacagtcatGTACTCTACTGAACTTGGTGCTGCTGGACTGAATGGAAACAAGTACGATccatggaaacactgaagaACACTTTGAATTAGAACATCAACAATGGAGACAGGAAGTTAAATATCCACTTCAAATGACTCAGGCAGAGCTGAATATGAGAGAAATGCTGCAGAAGAGTTCAGTAGAGTACatgactgtttttatatttctaatagATGCCGCAGATACAAGGAGAATTGAATGATTTAGTCCTGGATCTGTTTTGAGACTCACTCCAATCCAGGAGGTGGCGGCAATGTGCCCGGAGGTTTTTTGCCAACCGTCATCAAtaggagaagaagaacaactATTGTTAGCTTACCATGCTTACATCCAAATGAACGAGCTGCTACTCGACCAAATGCTTTTTGACCAACTTTTCTAGAACACGTGGTTTTGTTCCGTTTATAACAATTGTCAGCAGAAGTAAAGTAAGTCGCCATCTTCCGTAGTCGATCTTCGCTGCGTTCTCGGAGAAGTCAGTTGGCTAAAGTGTTTGAATGGAAATGTCTACAATCCAGAGTTTAAGACAGTTTATCAACGAGAGGTtacacactgctgctgaagaaatatTAGGATGTTTTGAAGCGACTGTCGCAAAGTACGAGGATGAGATCGATCGTCAGCGCAGACTGCTGGCTGTTACTTTGAAACCTATAGTAAAGCTGCAGAGAATAGGTCTGTATCACCTTAATGAGCAAACTATACACCACACTTACAATCCCTGTTAGTTAAACACATGGGCTCGTTTATCATGACTTCTGTCCATTGTCTCCTCCAGAGCCTCCACAGCAACATGTCTGTATCAAGGAGGAGTTTCCTGCTGACCTGCTGGAGAAGAACCCCAGTTCAGACCAAGAGGAGCCAGAACCTCCACAGATTAAGGAGGAACAAGAGGAGCACGGCATCGTCCTGGAAGTAGAGCAGCTCCTACTGAAGCAGGAGGATCAAGATAACCTTTTTTTGAATTCTACGTTCAAGGAAAGTGACCACACTGAACCAGAACCAAGTGACCACCAGCTCCTCTCCCACAACTCAGCTCAGAGACAAGAGGTCAAAGGAGGCAAGAATGGAAACTCACAATCAGTTAGAACTGCGGAGCCGGCATCGGAAGAGGGACATCATGTCATCACAACAGCAAAGGAAAGCAAAAGTCAAAGTAACCTTGCATGTAACAATACCATGCCAAAGATTATGCCGAATATCTGCAAGAGTAAAAAGGTTTTCCAGTGTGACACTTGTGGAAAAGTCTTTAAGGCAAATTCACTGTTAAAAAGACATCTGAGAGTCCACACAGGTGAGAAACCATTTCTTTGCATCACCTGTGGAAAAAGTTTCCCATTTAGCAGTAGCCTGCGGGACCACATGATAAggcacacaggtgagaagcccTTTTCTTGCGAAACATGTGGAAAAAGTTTCCCATTTCGATGTAAGTTGCAGGCCCACATGAGAGtgcacacaggtgagaagccaTTTTCTTGCCAAACATGTGGGAAAAGTTTCCCATGTAGAAGTAACttgcattcacacatgaaaGTGCACACACGTGAGAAGCCATTTTCTTGCCAAACATGTGGAAAAAGTTTCCCATTTAGAAGTAACTTGCGGGTCCACATGCAAATTCACAAAGGTAAGGGGCTACATCTCTGCACCACCTGTGGGAAGAGATTCAGTTGCAAGTCAGtgctaaaaacacatttgagtgTCCACACAGGGGAGATACCTTTTTCTTGCAAAACTTGTGGGAAAAGTTTTACAAGTAGAGGTATCCTGCAGGaccacatgcaaacagacacaggtgaaaaaCCTTTTTCTTGCATTAGTTGTGGTTAAAATTGTGCGCATGCACAAACCATGCACAATCACCAGAGAACGCTCAGAGGCAAGAGGCCTTATTCTTGCAACActtgtggaaaatgttttatatgtggACGTAGCTTTAAAGTCCACATGAGAAGCCACAAAGATGAGGGGCAGTATCACTGTACAAAATTCTGGGGAAAGATTTGTTATCTAATCACTCCTAACAAAACATCTGAGTACCCACACATgacaaaacaatatatttataaaatgctGATCTTTGACTTGCCAGTTTATACAAAGTCCACAGGAGAACACATCCAGTTGAGAAGCCAAACCATGGCAACATGAGAGGGATACGATTTGCTGAAGCGTCCTCAAAGAATTTGTTACTTagttattgatttattaattagtGATATCGTTTTTATATATACGCATTTTTAGACTTAACTATCAAAtggatgtgaacacctacaaGTTACATTAAGAGTGTGAACAATTGTGCCCTTTCACGGATGTGATGTTGGAATGGGTGACGCAAGTAGAGTGAGGTCTGTGGGGATGCAGTGgaagacatcttcagacttagGGGTGTCCATTGCTCATTTCACACtgttgtttgtatattgttccaccttctgttCTCCTTGATGTATCAAGTGTTCATTAAAGTCTTCTACacaagacatcagctgctgcctgagttttCTTTTCACCAGCTTCTAGAAAACTGCCATAACACTTTGCTTATTTATTAACCAGCAATTTATACTAAATGGTTCAAGGATGCAACAGGTGTCAGAGgaaaacatattatatattggCGTTGATTTGGTAAAAGTGgaagatccaggaattgttaATTGCACTGAATATTGAGAGGCATTTTTCCACGATTGTCAATGTTTTAGGAAAGACTGGATCATGAGGAAAAAATCCAAACAAGGTGCTGCTACAGAATTTCGGATTAAAATTGTTATAAATGCAACAAAACCACGTGTGTACTAGAAAACTTGATCTGAAAGCATTTAGCCAAATTGCACCTCGATATGTTAGATGTTAGCATGGCAGGCTGACAATAGTTCTACTTCCAATTATGAAGGTTGGCAAACAGCTTCtgggtgcattaccgccacctccTGGATTGGAGTGAGTCTCAAAACAGATTCAGGACTAAATCATTCAATTCTCCTTGTATCTGCGGCATctattagaaatataaaaacagtcatGTACTCTACTGAACTCTTCTGCAGCGTTTCTCTAATATTCAGCTCTGTCTGAGTCATTTGAAGTGGATATTTAACATCCTGTCTCCATTGTTGATGTTCTAATTCAAAGTGTTCTTCAGTGTTTCCATGTATCGTACTTGTTTCCATTCAATCCAGCAGCACCAAGTTACACACACGTATAAACACTAGTCCTCTAAATGTGTCAGATGTTTTTATCAAGATCTCCTGACCACATCTTTTCACGCAGTTTCATTGTGATGTCCAGTTTTTTTAGCTATCTAACTGataaacacagataaaatgtgtgaaacataaaaaaacaatcatcatAAATCAAGAAACTTTAATAAATTGCAAATGCACTTAAGTATTGAATGCACGTAGTACAAAAGAATGAATATTTACAGTGACAGTCATTTAGGACTGTCTACTCATTAACAagagattttcttcttttgttatagaaagagaaaagaaaaagggaagtcATCTCATAATCTGCACCACATACTATGTCTCATGAATCTCAGTACAacaaatatgtcagatttttacATGATCATCAACAGTCTTTCCTGACACATTGACAACAATCTGGCAacattcataataaaaaaatcctggatctgctacTTTAACCAAATCAACGCCAAGattcaatatatttttctctGATCCCCGTCCCTGCACCATTCGGTTTAAATTGCTGATCAATGAATACACAAAGAgacatgggtgaaaacataGCCTCATTTGCATATGTAAATATCAATGACAGAGTCACATCAAGAACAAAAATGTTGACCATGTACTGCATCAAAGATATTGTGATGTCTCCTCAATGGGATATTTTCCACATCAGTTACAGAGATGCAGCAAATGTTGACAATCTCTCTTGTGTAGATGTaagtgatgaacctggctgtagttcaGTGCTTTGTGAAGTTATTAAAGTCTGCTACTcatcagtggtgatggaacttcaTAAAGCATTGAACTGCACCCAGGTTCATCACTTCTTTGGGTcacctggaaacatttccagtGTTGTTTTCGCTAACAGCTGCATCACTAATTAATGAATCAATAACTAAGTGACAAATTCTTTGACGTGTGACCAAATCGTATCCCTCTCATGTTGCCATGGTTTGGCTTCTCAACTGGATGTGTTCTCCTGTGGACTTTGTATAAACTGGCAAGTCAAAGAtctttacaacattttacaaaaatatcaGTTTTGTCATGTGTGGGTACTCAGATGTTTTGTTAGAAATTATTTGCTAACAAATCTTTCCTCACAAATTGTACAGGGATACGGCACCTCATCTTTATGGCTTCTGATGTGGACTTTGAAGCTACttccaaatataaaacttctcCCACATGTTTTGCAAGAAAAAGGTCTCTCACCTGTGTGCTTTCTCATGTGGACCATTTCTGCTAATTGTGAAACTTTTTGCACACATTTTGCAAGAATACTGTTTCTCCCCTGTGTCAActctcaaatgtgtttttagtaCTGACTTGTAACTAAATCTCATCCCACAGGTGGTGCAGAGATAAGGCCTCTCACCTGTGTGTATTAGCATGCTGACCCGTAAGCTACTGCTAAATGGGAAACTTTTTCCACAGGTGATGCAAAGAAATGGTTTCTCACCTGTGTGGACTCTCAGATGtctttttaaaattgaatttgcCTTAAAGACTTTTCCACAAGTGTCACACTGGAAAACCTTTTTACTCTTGCAGATATTCGGCATAATCTTTGACATGGTATTGTTACATGCAAGGTTACTTTGACTTTTGCTTTCATTTGCTGTTGTGATGACATGATGTCCCTTTTCCGATGCCGGCTCTGCAGTTCTAACTGATTGTGAGTTTCCATTCTTGCCTCCTTTGACATCTTGTCTCTGAGCTGAGTTGTGGGAGAGGAGCTGGTGGTCACTTGGTTCTGGTTCAGTGTGGTCACTTTCCTTGAACGTAGTATTCAACAAAAGGTTATCTTGATCCTCCTGCTTCAGTACAAGCTGCTCTACTTCCAGGACGATGCcgtgctcctcctgttcctccttaATCTGTGGAGGTTCTGGCTCCTCTTGGTCTGGACTGGGGTTCTTCTCCAGCAGGTCAGCAGGAAACTCCTCCTTGATACAGACATGTTGCTGTGGAGGCTCTGGAGGAGACAATGGACAGAAGTCATGATAAAAGAGCCCATGTGTTTAACTAACAGGGATTGTAAGTGTGGTGTATAGTTTGCTCATTAAGATAATACAGACCTATTCTCTGCAGCTTTACTATAGGTTTCAAAGTAACAGCCAGCAGTCTGTTACAATCAAAATGTAATGTAGTTCTTTCCTGATCCATACTATATCTTTTCACCCAGTTTCATTCTGATGTCGACATTTTTTTggtaactaacagacaaacacagattaaatgtgtgacagacataaaaaacaatCATCTTAAATCAAGAAACTTTAATAAACTGCAAATGCACTAAAGTATTGAATGCACATAGTGCAAAAGAATGAATATTTACAGTGACAGTCATTTAGGACTGTGTAGTCATTCacaagagatttttttttttaatagaaagagaaaagaaaaagggaagtcATCTGATTATCTGAACCACATTTTATGTTCTCATGAATCTCAGTGGCACAAAGATGTCTGATTTTTACATAATGATCAACAGTCTTTCCTGAAACTTTGACAACCATCTCACAACATTCAGTGGATTTGAGAAAACCTTTTCTCACATTCTTGTATGTTTAGCCATGAGCCACTGCAACAAATCActcatattttctttaaatacaaGGTTACTTATCTCTGCGTGACCTCACACTCCTTTCAAATTGGGAACCATCAAAGTACATTCTCCAACTGGTGTTAAAGGGATAAGCCGCTTTTCCGGGTGGAAGTGTCGAATATGGACTGCCAATTTTTGCAGAAGTCTGAAAGCTTTTCCACATGTTCCGCAGATATGTGGCTTTTCATCAGTATGGATATTTGTATGGCGTTTTAAGGCCGACTGGCGA
Proteins encoded in this window:
- the LOC138407449 gene encoding oocyte zinc finger protein XlCOF6-like — protein: MEMSTIQSLRQFINERLHTAAEEILGCFEATVAKYEDEIDRQRRLLAVTLKPIVKLQRIEPPQQHVCIKEEFPADLLEKNPSPDQEEPEPPQIKEEQEEHGIVLEVEQLLLKQEDQDNLLLNSTFKESDHTEPEPSDHQLLSHNSAQRQEVKGGKNGNSQSVRTAEPASEEGRHVITTAKESKSQSNLACNNTMPKIMPNICKSKKVFQCDTCGKVFKENSLLKRHLRVHTGEKPYLCITCGKSFPFSSSLRDHMIRHTGEKPFSCQTCGKSFPFKNSLQAHMIRHTGEKPFSCQTCGKKFPFSGSLRVHMIRHTGEKPFSCQTCGKSFPFRSKLQDHMRVHTDEKPFSCQTCGKSFKNNSNLQAHMRVHTGEKPFSCQTCGKSFKNNSNLQAHMRVHTGEKPFSCQTCGKIFSFKKNLQAHMRVHTGEKPFSCQTCGKSFPFSSSLRVHMIRHTGERPFSCQTCGKSFPFRSKLQDHMRVHTREKPFSCQTCGKSFPFRSNLRVHMQIHKGKGLHLCTTCGKRFSCKSVLKTHLRVHTGEIPFSCKTCGKSFTSRGILQDHMKTHTGERRFYCKTCGKRFRSRSNLLVHMQTDTGEKPFSCISCG
- the LOC138407451 gene encoding gastrula zinc finger protein XlCGF26.1-like, which produces MEMSTIQSLRQFINERLHTAAEEILGCFEATVAKYEDEIDRQRRLLAVTLKPIVKLQRIEPPQQHVCIKEEFPADLLEKNPSSDQEEPEPPQIKEEQEEHGIVLEVEQLLLKQEDQDNLFLNSTFKESDHTEPEPSDHQLLSHNSAQRQEVKGGKNGNSQSVRTAEPASEEGHHVITTAKESKSQSNLACNNTMPKIMPNICKSKKVFQCDTCGKVFKANSLLKRHLRVHTGEKPFLCITCGKSFPFSSSLRDHMIRHTGEKPFSCETCGKSFPFRCKLQAHMRVHTGEKPFSCQTCGKSFPCRSNLHSHMKVHTREKPFSCQTCGKSFPFRSNLRVHMQIHKGKGLHLCTTCGKRFSCKSVLKTHLSVHTGEIPFSCKTCGKSFTSRGILQDHMQTDTGEKPFSCISCG